One window of Vidua chalybeata isolate OUT-0048 chromosome 14, bVidCha1 merged haplotype, whole genome shotgun sequence genomic DNA carries:
- the RLIM gene encoding E3 ubiquitin-protein ligase RLIM isoform X1, with amino-acid sequence MESSDSSDKGSIDQSEAQRQSQLDRLDREEAFYQFVNNLSEEDYRLMRDNNLLGTPGEITEEELLRRLHQVKEGPPQQNSDENRGAESAEDVSNGDSIIDWLNSVRQTGNTTRSGQRGNQSWRAVSRTNPNSGDFRFSLEINVNRNNGNTNPETENEPSVEPSNGEDLENSQSDSEIPRSESPSVRQPGSERSSAEELTAEEASPPRGQRRARSRSPEQRRTRARTDRSRSPINAVSEAPRRSHHNTSSQILDHSSASEAEGSSRTRQHVTLRQHTVGTEVPSENAVLFSPPETRPAPQAAGSSETTGTSESTAPGQRPPTIVLDLQVRRVRPGEYRQRDSIANRTRSRSQTPNNTVTYESERGGFRRTFSRSERAGVRTYVSTIRIPIRRILNTGLSETTSVAIQTMLRQIMTGFGELSYFMYSDSDADPSGPAPSQNVEASEPQSGGGGASGNENADVSSGEVYEGGHEASSTSGARREGRNMRGSVTFEESGSLPFLSLAQFFLLNEDDDDQPRGLTKEQIDNLAMRNFGESDALKTCSVCITEYTEGNKLRKLPCSHEYHVHCIDRWLSENSTCPICRRAVLASGNRESVV; translated from the exons ATGGAAAGCTCAGATTCTAGTGATAAAGGAAGTATTGATCAATCAGAAGCCCAACGTCAAAGCCAGCTGGATCGGTTAGATCGAGAAGAAGCTTTCTATCAGTTTGTGAACAACCTGAGTGAAGAGGACTACAGGCTTATGAGAGATAACAATTTGCTAGGAACACCAG GTGAAATTACTGAAGAAGAGTTGCTGAGAAGGCTACACCAAGTTAAAGAAGGTCCACCACAGCAAAACAGTGATGAGAATAGAG GTGCAGAGTCCGCAGAAGATGTTTCAAATGGAGATTCTATAATAGACTGGCTTAATTCAGTCCGACAGACTGGAAATACAACACGAAGTGGGCAGCGAGGAAACCAGTCCTGGAGAGCAGTGAGCCGGACTAACCCAAATAGCGGCGACTTCAGATTCAGTTTGGAAATAAATGTCAACCGTAATAATGGGAACACGAATCCAGAAACTGAGAATGAGCCATCTGTAGAGCCTTCCAATGGGGAGGATTTGGAAAATAGCCAAAGTGACTCTGAAATTCCAAGGTCTGAATCACCATCTGTAAGGCAGCCTGGATCAGAAAGGAGCAGTGCGGAGGAGCTGACAGCCGAGGAGGCTTCCCCTCCTAGAGGGCAGAGGAGAGCCAGGAGTAGGAGTCCAGAACAGCGGCGGACGCGGGCTAGGACTGATAGAAGTAGGTCACCTATTAATGCAGTGAGTGAGGCCCCTCGCAGGTCTCATCACAACACATCATCTCAAATACTTGACCACTCCTCAGCGAGCGAGGCTGAGGGCAGCTCTAGAACCAGGCAGCATGTGACGTTAAGGCAGCACACAGTGGGGACTGAGGTGCCAAGTGAAAATGCAGTTCTGTTTTCCCCCCCTGAAACGAGGCCTGCTCCACAAGCAGCAGGCTCTTCAGAAACCACCGGCACCAGTGAGTCCACAGCTCCTGGGCAGAGGCCTCCCACCATAGTGCTTGACCTGCAGGTGAGAAGAGTTCGCCCGGGCGAGTACCGGCAGAGGGACAGCATAGCCAACAGGACCCGCTCCCGGTCCCAGACCCCCAACAACACGGTCACCTATGAGAGCGAGCGCGGAGGCTTCCGGCGCACGTTCTCCCGCTCGGAGCGGGCTGGGGTGAGAACTTACGTCAGCACCATTAGGATTCCCATCCGCAGGATCTTAAACACCGGCCTGAGTGAGACCACGTCAGTCGCCATCCAGACCATGCTGAGGCAGATCATGACAGGCTTCGGGGAGCTCAGCTACTTCATGTACAGCGATAGCGATGCAGATCCCAGTGGGCCGGCTCCCAGTCAGAACGTGGAGGCTTCTGAGCCGCAGAGCGGAGGCGGGGGTGCCTCGGGCAATGAGAACGCAGATGTTAGCTCAGGGGAGGTGTATGAGGGTGGGCACGAGGCTAGCTCAACATCTGGTGCCAGGCGGGAAGGCCGGAATATGAGGGGATCGGTCACTTTTGAAGAAAGTGGTTCTCTACCATTCCTTAGCCTTGCACAATTTTTCCTACTCAACGAAGATGACGATGACCAACCAAGAGGACTCACCAAAGAACAAATTGACAACCTAGCCATGAGGAATTTTGGTGAGAGCGACGCTCTGAAAACCTGCAGCGTGTGCATCACAGAGTACACGGAGGGCAACAAGCTCCGCAAGCTGCCGTGCTCGCACGAGTACCACGTGCACTGCATCGACCGCTGGCTGTCGGAGAACTCCACCTGCCCCATCTGCCGCAGGGCAGTCTTAGCTTCTGGGAACAGAGAGAGCGTTGTCTAA
- the RLIM gene encoding E3 ubiquitin-protein ligase RLIM isoform X2 — protein sequence MESSDSSDKGSIDQSEAQRQSQLDRLDREEAFYQFVNNLSEEDYRLMRDNNLLGTPGAESAEDVSNGDSIIDWLNSVRQTGNTTRSGQRGNQSWRAVSRTNPNSGDFRFSLEINVNRNNGNTNPETENEPSVEPSNGEDLENSQSDSEIPRSESPSVRQPGSERSSAEELTAEEASPPRGQRRARSRSPEQRRTRARTDRSRSPINAVSEAPRRSHHNTSSQILDHSSASEAEGSSRTRQHVTLRQHTVGTEVPSENAVLFSPPETRPAPQAAGSSETTGTSESTAPGQRPPTIVLDLQVRRVRPGEYRQRDSIANRTRSRSQTPNNTVTYESERGGFRRTFSRSERAGVRTYVSTIRIPIRRILNTGLSETTSVAIQTMLRQIMTGFGELSYFMYSDSDADPSGPAPSQNVEASEPQSGGGGASGNENADVSSGEVYEGGHEASSTSGARREGRNMRGSVTFEESGSLPFLSLAQFFLLNEDDDDQPRGLTKEQIDNLAMRNFGESDALKTCSVCITEYTEGNKLRKLPCSHEYHVHCIDRWLSENSTCPICRRAVLASGNRESVV from the exons ATGGAAAGCTCAGATTCTAGTGATAAAGGAAGTATTGATCAATCAGAAGCCCAACGTCAAAGCCAGCTGGATCGGTTAGATCGAGAAGAAGCTTTCTATCAGTTTGTGAACAACCTGAGTGAAGAGGACTACAGGCTTATGAGAGATAACAATTTGCTAGGAACACCAG GTGCAGAGTCCGCAGAAGATGTTTCAAATGGAGATTCTATAATAGACTGGCTTAATTCAGTCCGACAGACTGGAAATACAACACGAAGTGGGCAGCGAGGAAACCAGTCCTGGAGAGCAGTGAGCCGGACTAACCCAAATAGCGGCGACTTCAGATTCAGTTTGGAAATAAATGTCAACCGTAATAATGGGAACACGAATCCAGAAACTGAGAATGAGCCATCTGTAGAGCCTTCCAATGGGGAGGATTTGGAAAATAGCCAAAGTGACTCTGAAATTCCAAGGTCTGAATCACCATCTGTAAGGCAGCCTGGATCAGAAAGGAGCAGTGCGGAGGAGCTGACAGCCGAGGAGGCTTCCCCTCCTAGAGGGCAGAGGAGAGCCAGGAGTAGGAGTCCAGAACAGCGGCGGACGCGGGCTAGGACTGATAGAAGTAGGTCACCTATTAATGCAGTGAGTGAGGCCCCTCGCAGGTCTCATCACAACACATCATCTCAAATACTTGACCACTCCTCAGCGAGCGAGGCTGAGGGCAGCTCTAGAACCAGGCAGCATGTGACGTTAAGGCAGCACACAGTGGGGACTGAGGTGCCAAGTGAAAATGCAGTTCTGTTTTCCCCCCCTGAAACGAGGCCTGCTCCACAAGCAGCAGGCTCTTCAGAAACCACCGGCACCAGTGAGTCCACAGCTCCTGGGCAGAGGCCTCCCACCATAGTGCTTGACCTGCAGGTGAGAAGAGTTCGCCCGGGCGAGTACCGGCAGAGGGACAGCATAGCCAACAGGACCCGCTCCCGGTCCCAGACCCCCAACAACACGGTCACCTATGAGAGCGAGCGCGGAGGCTTCCGGCGCACGTTCTCCCGCTCGGAGCGGGCTGGGGTGAGAACTTACGTCAGCACCATTAGGATTCCCATCCGCAGGATCTTAAACACCGGCCTGAGTGAGACCACGTCAGTCGCCATCCAGACCATGCTGAGGCAGATCATGACAGGCTTCGGGGAGCTCAGCTACTTCATGTACAGCGATAGCGATGCAGATCCCAGTGGGCCGGCTCCCAGTCAGAACGTGGAGGCTTCTGAGCCGCAGAGCGGAGGCGGGGGTGCCTCGGGCAATGAGAACGCAGATGTTAGCTCAGGGGAGGTGTATGAGGGTGGGCACGAGGCTAGCTCAACATCTGGTGCCAGGCGGGAAGGCCGGAATATGAGGGGATCGGTCACTTTTGAAGAAAGTGGTTCTCTACCATTCCTTAGCCTTGCACAATTTTTCCTACTCAACGAAGATGACGATGACCAACCAAGAGGACTCACCAAAGAACAAATTGACAACCTAGCCATGAGGAATTTTGGTGAGAGCGACGCTCTGAAAACCTGCAGCGTGTGCATCACAGAGTACACGGAGGGCAACAAGCTCCGCAAGCTGCCGTGCTCGCACGAGTACCACGTGCACTGCATCGACCGCTGGCTGTCGGAGAACTCCACCTGCCCCATCTGCCGCAGGGCAGTCTTAGCTTCTGGGAACAGAGAGAGCGTTGTCTAA